The genomic segment CTTGATCTAGTGGCCAACTTGGATAATTTGCAGGATGAGGAATAGTTTGTGCAGATCCGCTTTGTTTATCCTCCGTGAGAATGATTCATCTTAATAAATCAGTGTTTGCTTCAGGCTTAAACACTGTCCACAGGAGATATGACAGAATGTATCAGTTACTGGTTAGccaactgttacttaacacaatcataatactgattagttaacacatcttccttagtagttagttcttcagtaatttattattagttatgcagtaattaggaaacagtattctaaagtgttagcaGATTCCCTGATCCATCGAGATCTGTGATTGGTCCAACTACTTGAGATCAAACGACTGTGATTGGCTCATTTTGATCTCGATTTAACAGCTATTTGTATTAACTTATTTGATCCAGTAGATGTCAGTGTAGTACTATAACAAACCTGATCACAACGCCACTGTCAGCATATGagcataaataattaaaatttttaattttatttcttaatgTAGTTTGTAATGGCATTAAAGGCCTTTGTCATGAGTCCATCGAGTGGAAACGAGCACTGAAGCACAGTGAGAGGAGTTACCTGTGAACAGGTGTGCTGAGGTGAAACTCGATCGTGCTGACAGCTCACAGTAATCTCCTGCTCTCTTCACTGTCAGGATCTTTACCGGGAGGAAACGAAACAGAGTCTCCTCACCCGAAAGACGCGGTTATTTATGGAAAGGCTTTGAGTTCAAACAAACTTGCTCGAGGTTGATGTCTTGAGTTATTTGACAGGCTGCAGTGGTTTTCTTCTTGAGCTCTCAGAGATCATGGATTGGGGTTCAGATCTTTGGGTAAGTTTAAGTTTATTTCACCTGTGTTTCAGATTTATCCTGACGCTATGGGTATTATTACGCGGACATCATCTGAAGTGAAGTCCAGTCATGATTCACCTCGTTTTATCATTTGAAAAGTAGGCTATAGTTTACTTGTCCGAAATTATGTCTaattacataaatgcatttattcatatttaatgtacatttatataaagcAGTAGGTGAAACCGACCTTTCACCAACAATGCACACAAGAACTGACtaataaacaatttatttgaaattaaaaatgaaacgACACCGATTTTTAtgtagattagtttttttttttttttttaattgagccaTTGTGACCCAGAAAGTGTGGTATTTATACTGAAaccaattcacaatttaaataaaaatataatcattaaATGATAAATGCGTGCTTGATGTTTGCGTTAAAAAAAAGTACAGACcgcatttcttattttaaacgtCTAGGAATAAATTAAGTGTCTCTACACCGatcctttttttatgtttaccTATATTTGTACTAGTATTCATTCTTTAAGTCACGTGACAGTGTCTGAGATTTACTTTCACTGTCTCGGGTTTTACTTCAGGTTAAACTGGTTTAAGGAACTAGTGTCTGCTCATCTGTGAAAGGCAGTAAAGATCAAATAAACAGTTTCTCATCTCCATAGCTTTGGAATAATTTCTCGACCAACAGGAAGTAGATCAAtgagcacacacatacacctgtTAACATAGATGGGTGTCTGATGAACAAGAGCTTTAATACAGACTCAGCTAAGGCTAAGatacagtggtgtgtgtgtgtgtgtgtgtgcgcctacTGAACCATTGTAGTAGAGTTAGGTTATAATATTTATAGTTAGCTCTTTTTAAAAGTTGCATGAATTTAAACGGAGTCCTTCAGGTTGTCTTGTTACTGCAAGTGTGAAGAAGATCGACCTGTCAAGCTAGTTTGAGAGGTACACTTGGGAAGAGAGCGACACACTCGATGCACCACACCTATGAGAGCTGAATGTCTTAcatacctcacacacacacacacacacacacactctcagaagtCTGGTGTGTCTGCAGGACCAGCATGACGTGATCGAGAGACACACTCAGAATGGACTGGATCTGCTGGAGCGATACGTGAAGTTTGTCAAAGACCGAGCCGAGATCGAGCAGAATTACGCCAAgcagctcaggtgtgtgtgtgcaccgcCTCCAGCCTGCCACGAACCCCTGAATAAGACCCTCTCCACTCGAGAGACCCCCATCCTGAAATTAAAACAGGAACGATAAAGACCCAATTAAAACTGTAGAAACAtgtatattatacttttttttttactcactatAGTCCTGTAGtgttagattaatttttttaacataagtcttatttcaataaatttttatttttatttatttgaagaatgtatttgtataataaaatgttagcaaaatcatattattataaatgtttatattttttttctgtacgtTTTTCTACACTCTTACCTTCCCATCATTTTGTTTGTCGACTCTACAGTGTTTGTAAAAACCACCAGTATGTACATGTCTGTGTAATTTTCTCCATGCACACAGTGAGTTGTTGAAGTTGTGTGTGATCTTGTGTTCCTGAGGGTGAGCATGTTTCTCCTGGGTTTaacctgttgtgtgtgtgtctccctgAAGGAACCTCTCCAAGAAATATTCCAGACGAGGCGTCAAAGAAGACCAGGACACAAAGTGAGTAAATTACACTATTAAACCTTGTTCAAAAGTGGTCTGCTCTTTAATAATGCTCTCAAATCTTTAGCACAAAGACATCATTCCTGAAGTGTCTATTCTGGAACATTTCAGCTGGACATCCGTCTAATGTTTCTTAAGCATTACTTCTTACTCTTTGTTTCAGAGAACACAGTTCTCATAATGTTTGTAAAtgaaagtaaaatgtttacataaccAATAAAAGAATGTTGTTAGagcatatatataaaacagaatgTTTTGAACATTCTAAGAACATAATGTTTCCTAACTTGAGGTTCTCAGAAGatctctcgtgtgtgtgtgtgcgccgctcAGCTCTGAATGCGCTGGTGTTGTTGACTGTGTCTCCGCAGGTTGACCAATCAGCAGCCGTTTCAGGAtgtgctgaacgagctgaacaacTACGCGGCTCAGAGAGAGCAGCTGTCCGAGATCATGACGCTGAACATCTGTGTGGAGCTCAGCAGAACCCTGCAGGAGCTGAGACAGGAGCGCAAGAACGTGAGCGAGACAGCGAGCACACAGAgcgctcttctcttctcttctcttctcttctcttctcttctcttctcttctcttctcttctctgctcttctcttctctgctctgctcttctcttctcttctcttctcttctcttctcttctcttccttcAGATGTGTGTTTGACTGTGAATGTGTCTCCTGTGCCGCAGCATCTCTGTGAGGTGAAGAAGGCTCAGCAGAACCTGGAGAGCAGCTACAAACTGCTGGAGACTGTGAGTCAGCGTCAAGCACAGTTATTATagctttatatttttagtttttctttctgatttagttttggtttgttttcactAATTGCAGTTTAGTTTTGCATATGGTTattgttgttaactaaaactaaccccattaattaaaataaaatgagcatTAACTTGATCTCAGCACCTGATCTGATTCTGACTGAtggatttttatatttgtttgaaGTAATAAATGAGCTATAAAATCTGAAACCGTGTCCTGTGGGTGAAGAGCTGAATCTCATTACTGCTGATTGGTGTTGATTGTGTTCCTTCCAGAGTAAGAAGCGCTTTGAGAAGGAGTGGAGAGAAGCAGAGAAGGCCAATCAGCAGACCGAGAGAGTCCAGCAGGAGGTCAGCTCCACCAAAGCAGACGTGGAGAAGGTACAGACtccttcagcacacacacacacacactcttcaggCATCATGGGTAacacacggtgtgtgtgtgtgtgtgtgtgtgtgttaggccaAACAGCATGCTCACTTCCGCGTGCACATAGCTGACGAGTGTAAGAACGAGTACGCTTCACAGCTGCAGAAATACAACCAGGAACAGAACAACTTCTACCACTCAGAGATCCCGTCTGCGTACAAGGTGCGTCATGCTCTGCTCTCATCAGTGAGATAATCAGCCTGACTGGAATATGACCAGCTCtacttcctgtctgtctgtctgtcgctcACAGAAGCTGCAGGAAATGGAGGAGCGGCGCATCAGACTGTTAGCTGACGGCTACGTGCAGTTCTCTGAATCAGAGAAGAACCTCCTGCCCAACATCAACCAGTGTCTGGACGCCATCATCTCCACCGGGAGGAACATCAATGAGAAACAggtgcgacacacacacacacatcagatttcCTTGCAGTTTGCATGGACAGATCATAGTTTGTGTTTGTTGGTGACACCCTGGAGGACATTGATGAACACTGACAGTTCAGGATTGTGTGAGGAGGTCATGTGACGTACATCATTGTGTGTTCACTGGAGACGGATCTTCATCTTCCTGTACGTGGTGTTGCATTTACCTAGATCAGGACTTTTCAAGAAGTgaagaaattatgaaataaaaactgtattaaaaaagaTACGAAAGTTTGTTTTTTGATAACAAAAATTtcattgtaaataaatgcatctaacatacaatacagaaaaaaacacgaTGTACAAAATACTTTCTaaacaataattaacaataatattataatacagaAATTATACATGAAAATACATTTCGTTATACATTTTGGACGTGGTTTTTTGAGCATGAGTATAAATATTTGGCAATTTGTTGCATCTAAAAATTACAAACCTCTAAATGAAACTGATATTGCTCAGATATTGCTTCTTCACAGCTCATGTGAATCTCTGATATGGGGACATCGGATGCATATTTTCCACAAGTTGGATATGATTCTTCAGAGTCTTCATATATACTTCACACTTTGGTTTAAATTACTCTATGGTTGTGAAAAACAActctttttaccctgtcaaaaacggCTTTGTTCACAGCGACCCGTTTCAgtgcatgtccctttaaatgctaatgagctctgctgaccccgcccctctcttctgtggGGCATTGACACAAGATGAGTGAATATAACCGTAAACAGCTAGGAGGTGGTCTTATTCATATAGTTagctacacagcaaaatccccagagtaaaattaactctgttcagagaacatttgGTCCCTCTCTACAGAGAGTTAAAATAACTCTGAAACAGAGTAAAAGTTAATGAGATActtaagtgattaattaagtgatgattgtgcattaatgatggacatctgctgttaacaagttctcagcagaggaggattcaacaactccacaaacagcattaccagcttcacttattactaaccaggggtgcgtttcccgaaagcatcgttggccaactatggtcgcaagttcatCGCAATGTCcattgaactctattggtaacgacggaacttgcgaccatagttggccaacgatgctttcgggaaacgcaccccagactgactttatttctgtcagacatctacagaAGGTCTTATTAAGAATtagcagaggtttagatgttgatgatttattgaaaatgtatgattaCCATTATAGTGATGAGTGTTTCCTTCAGTTGGGCAGTTTGACTCTTCTTGCGAGTTTGTGGATTTTGTAACAGCTTTTACCAAAACATGTAATTTGttacaaagaaaaccaaaaacaaagatgATCAGGTGATATAGTGTTTAACAGCAGATAGTAAAAAAATGCGCTTATATCGTCACTGTCCAAAAGTGGTCATTTGATGTTAATAGATTATATTCACTAACAATACTCTCTTGCTACAGATtggacattttgaatttttttaaatacataataggggattttttttttctgagacacagacatcaagaatcagcttatgaatctcaacaatggtaacatgcttcatgctgcaatgcatgctgggagccacaaTAGTATAAAACTCATGGCTCCCaggatgcattgcggcatgaaacatgttaccattgttgagattcataagctgattcttgatgtctgtgtctcagaaaaaaaaaaatcccctattatgtatttaaaaaaattcaaaatgtccaATTTGTGGCAAGAGTATTGTTAGTGAACATAATCTATTAACATCAAATGACCACTTTTGGACAGTGATGATATAAGCGCATCATTctactttttgttgttgaaaactAGATCACCTGAATATCTTTGCATCTGGCATTCGTTGCAACAAATTACATGTTTTGGTAAAAGCTGTTACAAAAACCATAAACACTCAAAAAATATAAGCTAGAGTCAAACTGCCCAACTAAAGGAAACATTCATCACGATAATGGTgatcatacattttcaataaatcgtcaacatctaaacctcaatGCTCAATACGAACTTCTGTAAAtgtatgacagaaataaagttagtctggttagtaataagtgaagctggtaatgctgtttatggagttgtttaatcctcctctgctgagaacttgttaacagcaggtgttcatcattaatgcccaatcatcacttaattaatcacttaagTATCTCATTAACTTTTACTCTGTTTCAGAGTTATTTTAACTCTCTGTAGAGAGGGACcaaatgttctctgaacagagttaattttactctggggattttgctgtgtatctACGtagaaaccatagactgtataaaaacacgtAGTGTCCAGgagtagactcctgaagtgtgtttttgaagctcaaagtgttcAGAGCAGGCCGTCGCTATCTTGGCAgagcgtcaccgcgcgactctcccgggcaatcgaaaatgggcaaaaaggcgggagctggttgatgaagccacgcccacctagctcaatggcagtgtcagcagcggcaatccacctgtcactcaagtggccacacccttaattatgcagaacttaatATAGgcttaatacaatttaaatggatgagttataaaaaaattgctatatagctatatagaccaaaatcattttttgcaccaggctgtaaacatgtttttttctgctgtaaagttgggcattttaacatggggagtctatgggactgactcccttttgcagccagtctcaagcggccagtcgatgaattacaggtttagtcacttccttgttggcacTCGATAGAAACCAGCTGCAAACTGAAACTCTGGATGAGTTTCAGACTCAGACAGCACATAAACAACtggctgtgtgtgttttcttttcagcTATTCTAAGTGAAAATGTCATATGATGTCCCCTTTTAAACATCtagtgtttctgtgatttgcagcactgatgaggtgtgtgtgtgtgtgtgtgtgtgtgtgtgtgtgtgtgtaggaggctTTGGCTCTCATAGAGCAGTATAAATCGGGCGCAGTGCCTCCTGCTGACGTCGAGTTTCAGGATTACAGTCAGGGAGTCAGACCTGCTGCATCTGACAACAACACCACACAACTGCCGAAAGTGCGCATCAAACAGCTCTTCAACAAGAAAcacaaggtacacacacacacacacacacacacatggagcacTGCAGTAATGACTGTAAACCATCATAACACCGGCCACAGATGTGAACATGCTGAAGGACAGCACACCCAGTGAAATCATGACATGCACactgtacagttgtggccaaaagttttgagaattacataaatattagttttcaaaaagtttgctgctaaactgcttttagatctttgtttcagttgtttctgtgatgtactgaaatataattacaagcacttcatacgtttcaaaggcttttatcgacaattacatgacatttatgcaaagagtcagtatttgcagtgttggcccttctttttcaggacctctgcaattggactgggcatgctctcaatcaacttctgggccaaatcctgactgatagcaacccattctttcataatcacttcttggagtttgtcagaattagtgggtttttgtttgtccacccgcctcttgaggattgaccacaagttctcaatgggattaagatctggggagtttccaggccatggacccaaaatttcaacattctggtccccgagccacttagttatcacttttgccttatggcacggtgctccatcgtgctggaaaatgcattgttcttcaccaaactgttgttggattgttggaagaagttgctgttggagggtgttttggtaccattctttattcatggctgtgtttttgggcagaattgtgagtgagcccactcccttggatgagaagcaaccccacacatgaatggtgtcaggatgctttactgttggcatgacacaggactgatggtagcgctcaacttttcttctccggacaagcctttttccagatgccccaaacaatcagaaaggggcgtcattggagaatatgactttgccccagtcctcagcagtccattcactatactttctgcagaagatcaatctgtccctgatggtttttcttggagagaagtggcttctttgctgcccttcttgacaccaggccatcttccagaagtcttgtcctcactgtgcgtgcagatgcgctcacacctgcctgctgccattcctgagcaagctctgcactggtggcactccgatcccgcagctcaatcctctttaggagaccatcctggcgcttgctggactttcttggacgccctgaagccttctttacaagaattaaacctctttccttgaagttcttgatcctataaattgttgatttaggtgcaatcttagtagccacaatatccttgcctgtgaagccatttttatgcaatgcaatgatggctgcacgcgtttctttgcaggtcaccatggttaacaatggaagaacaatgatttcaagcatcaccctccttttaacatgtcaagtctgccattctaacccaataaacttttccaatttccaatatttatgtaattctcaaaacttttgccaCAACtgtatgtgtgaatatatatgtatgtatatgtaaatatatgtgtagTTACGTTTGTGCATGTGTTAATATTTTCAGGTGACGTCTCCGGATAAAAACATGGTGAGcagcatttttcattttattcttgTGATATGAATCCATTTGGCGACAGTGTAGTCAAACTAATTTGTGCTTGACATCTGCAAACAGATGTGTCACAAACAATTCATAACTTTTATACTAACTTTTGTTATGGGAGGCATGAGTGGTTGATGTAAGATTAAAGTATACTAACATACTCCAAATCTTTGTTAAGGTTATGTACTAGCAGTCAGTCCGAGTGTTGAGTGTGTGGAgtattgatgtgtgtgtgtgtgtgtgtgtgtgtgtgtgtgtgtgtgtgtgtgtgtgtgtgtgtgtgtgtgtgtgtgtgtgtgaagctgtcTTTGCCGGAGGATCTCTCTCGTCTCCCTCCGGATCAGAAGAGTCGTCGTCTGCAGGAGAAGATCGATGACATTCAGAAGGAGCTGCAGAGAGAGACGGAGAAGAGGTACATCAGCACCAGTCAGTCACGCACACCAGTCACCCACCACACCATCACGTCAAACTAAGAATAAAACTcttccctctgtctgtctgtctgtctgttagcgATGCGCTGATGAAGATGAAGGGTGTTTATGAGCAGAACTCTCAGCTTGGAGATCCGTCCAGCCTTCAGCCTCAGATCACACAGCTGGCTCATAACATCGCCAGACTGAGAGGAGAGCTCAGTAaataccaggtacacacacacacacacacacacatgtatagcATTTACACACATGTAAACACAGGTGTGTTCTGCAGGTTCAGCTCACTGAAGCCGGCGGTGGGACGCTGCAACACAATCCCACCAGGTCAGTCCATCAGCAAACACATCTGtctatatgtgagagtgtgtgtgtgtgtgtgtgtgtgtgtgtgtgtgtgtgtgtgttgtggaaacATTCTCAGGGCCAGATCATCGAACTCTCTGAAGATCATGGGTTTGATCCGACATGTGTTTGTTTTAACtggttgaatgtgtgtgtgtgtagttcagAGAACATCAGCGTGCTGAGCGAGTCCAGCATGTCTCCGACAGATAACATctatgagtgtgagtttgatgAGGACTTTGACGTAGACGTGCCCATCGGTCAGTGCACAGCACTCTATGACTTCGATGGTGAGCTGCTCTCTTGTCTGCACTCCTTCAGTGTTCAGTAAAGGCTGAGATCGGTCCGGtgagcatctgtgtgtgtgtgtgtgtgtgtgtgtcaggcagCAGCGAGGGCGCCGTGTCCATGCGTGTGGGCGAGCAGCTGAGTCTGATGCAGGAGGATCAGGGCGACGGCTGGGTCAGAGTTCAGAGGGCCGGTGGAGACGTGGGATACGTGCCGGCCTCCTACATCCAGATCATCTAGAAAACATCTGATCGTGTGTTTCTCAGGAGTGTGAGCTGTGCTCATCTGACTCCATCAGCTCTGGTGTTCTTATGTCATGGGGAGTGATTTACTTTTATGCTACACTTTTTGAGTTCTTTCTATTCTATCAGTATGCATTATGCCGCTTCTGGTGATTTTCTGCACATATGTTGTTTTAAAATGGATTTTCCGCTCTCTTTTTTTACTGTTGTGATTATTGCATGTAGAAGCCTTTGTATGGCATCGTTGTAACTTCATGAAGCATAAATACAGTTAAGTGTGTCCAACTGTGTGTTGAATGATTAGCGTATTTATTTTACAGATCCGTGCAACCCCAAAACGATCACTTGAATAGTATCTATATCAGTGTCCACACCAAACGCTGATATTCTGTTTATTAATAGTGCATCTGTCACTTTAAATACTCGAGCAGCTGTGCACAAACACCAAGTCAAAGTCATCAAATAATACATTCAGTTCCAGTTTGATCATAAACCCCCAGAACACTTGGAATATATAACTTTTGTTGCGTGGGATCATTCTGTGATATGATGGTGTGGGACATTTCTTTACATTTCTCCATTTGTGGTCTTTGGTGCACCTTCACAGTTGTTGTTCTTGGTATGAATGGCCCTTAAGGTATTTAAGGTTTTGATTCTCAACTCAAGAATGTTTGAAACACGGAACTGTCTTCATCATGTCAGATCAGACATGATGGTGTTTGTAGATTTCAGATGTACAGGAAGTGTTTTGGTGATTTGGTgtttgtctccctctgctggctgCACACAACAGTTATAAAACAATCTGACAATACTTTCATTTAAAGTGAAACCAAAATCACTCTATTTACTTGTTCATATTCCAGGGCTTCCTCTGTGTGAGAATGCATTCAtgcacattacatttttattacaccAAAATGTATTAACTTGCTCCACCAATATTATTTTTCTTcccttattttttctttcactatTGCCTTTATTCTGTCCCATCCTGCCCCTTTTCAACTCATTGAATCAGCTGTTTACCAAATCCTGACTTCAATTTGAAAGTAAATCAGGTAGCGATGGCGTTTCATGGTAAAAGTGAACTAAACAGACTAGGTTTGATATATTAATTTCCATTTTaatccattaaaaaaactaaatgtattcTTTCCATATAAACGGTCACAAAAAGTTATCCAAAAAGATTTGGCATATTACTCAAGTGTGATAATCACAGCTTTAaaatgtcatcatcatcatcatcatcactgtaaACAAACCGAAGGTGAAGTGTGTCACTGAAGTGTCAACAACAATTTCATAAAACACGGTTGGGCCACTAGTGTCAGAGGATCGACACACTTCATCTTTACAGCAGCATTGTGTCCTGCAAAGTCCTTTATAATTTCATTGTGCTGTAGCCTGGAGAGTCTTTCTGGTCTTTTTGGATAGTTACTGTAATCTGAGTACACAATAAATGACAGGAATATTAAACTCAGATGTGGGGTCAGAAGGCCATATCATCAGCCACCAGCAGAGGACGCTGAAGAGGTCAAACCTCAAGAGCTCCCGTCTGGTTCCAGTTTGTTGGAGAGGACCGTGAGGATCCTGTCGAATTTGGCGTAGCGCTCCTTGCGGTCGGCCTTGGCGCCCATTTGTCCCCAGAAGAGCCGAAGGGCGAACTCTGTCTGAAACATCTCCAGCAGCTCAGGGATTGGTTCCCATCCGGCTGGAGGCAGAGAGTGACATGTCAGTCATCCAATCAGAGCTTCAGAATGCTTTGTCAGTGTTTGTCAGTTTGGGGAATTTGTCCCCAAATTTAGTGACTTTCTCATTTTTGCAACCTTAAATGTATTTGTGCTATATTTAAACACATTTGGTGACTTTTTCTGCAAACATAcaaatcaaaagaaaagaaagatatTCTGTCACTGCTAACTTTCTCTCTGAACATTTTTCATTTAGAGCTGGATCAAATGCAAATATGAAGCAATGACATCATGAATATGCACTTAGTGACTTTCTTACTGTTAACTTACTGTAACTTTTTTGCAATAAGCAGCTATTTTGgctatattttaacatatttagcTATTCCTATTCCTCTAACTTCCTCTCTGATCATTTTATGTGTAAATTTAGCTTAAAACAAAGCATAGTGTCTTtcaatgataaggctaattagcCCTTAACCACATTCTCATCGTTGCTGTTTTGTAAATTGTTTCTTCAAatgtttgtgacaagtagacattatggcaatatttaatcattttgccattaataaacatacaaaacaaaaaacgaaGAAAAACATTCTGTAGCTTTTGAGTGAACAAAACCCTTCGAGTTTTACATATAGCTCAAATAATGTCATGAATATGCTAATTATTAACAAagataacttaatttttttttttaaagaaaacaccatttcagtctttcaactttctaaaatgtaatatttaattcaatGTCGCACTTtccatttgtttaaattatttgtgaaatttgctagcaaTTTGTGACAGAAGCTTACCGGAGAGCAGGCCGAGAGCGTGTTGTGTGCAGTCGTTAGCGTGTAGCGCCGCGTTCCGTGCCGACTGCAGCAGGTTGTAGAGCAGCTGGCAGCCTCTGTCTGTGGACTCCACGCTGTCCTCGCCCTCCATCAGCCTCAACAGCGGCACCATGTGCGGCAGAGACAGCGGCCCCGACACCACGATATCTACCACACACAACACTCGCTGGAAACTCCCTCAGCATCAGCATCAACACCAGACACAGTCCGCTCATGACAAACACTCACCATCACCCTCACCCTCGCCCTCATTCAGGGACTTCATGAAGGGTTTGAGACTCTTCTCGAACATCACAGCGCTGTCGGTGTGATTGCGTCTCAGCGCTCTCCATGTCATCTCCAACCTCACCACCTGTCAAATCATTAAAATGATAGAAAGAACATAATTTGTGCCGATTTATACCTTTTATTCGTAAAACATGGTGAAATCACTTATATTTCAATGTTCTGAGTCTTTGAACTTATATTCCACAGGTTTTTACTGAAGTTTTTGTTCATgtatcattcacactgatttattaCTGCTTTTAtatctatttgcatctgtagatttcaattgcAATACATCGTGTAAACATTTTTTCTCCACTCCAGTAGCACTTacaaacaccaaaacttagagtAATATTCCTATCTATATTCTGCAGGTTTTTACTgaaggatttgttcatatatcattcacactgatttatacaactttttattcttaaaaaaacatggtaaaaaaagcttatatttaaatgttgtg from the Carassius carassius chromosome 7, fCarCar2.1, whole genome shotgun sequence genome contains:
- the trip10b gene encoding thyroid hormone receptor interactor 10b, with translation MDWGSDLWDQHDVIERHTQNGLDLLERYVKFVKDRAEIEQNYAKQLRNLSKKYSRRGVKEDQDTKLTNQQPFQDVLNELNNYAAQREQLSEIMTLNICVELSRTLQELRQERKNHLCEVKKAQQNLESSYKLLETSKKRFEKEWREAEKANQQTERVQQEVSSTKADVEKAKQHAHFRVHIADECKNEYASQLQKYNQEQNNFYHSEIPSAYKKLQEMEERRIRLLADGYVQFSESEKNLLPNINQCLDAIISTGRNINEKQEALALIEQYKSGAVPPADVEFQDYSQGVRPAASDNNTTQLPKVRIKQLFNKKHKVTSPDKNMLSLPEDLSRLPPDQKSRRLQEKIDDIQKELQRETEKSDALMKMKGVYEQNSQLGDPSSLQPQITQLAHNIARLRGELSKYQVQLTEAGGGTLQHNPTSSENISVLSESSMSPTDNIYECEFDEDFDVDVPIGQCTALYDFDGSSEGAVSMRVGEQLSLMQEDQGDGWVRVQRAGGDVGYVPASYIQII